The Xiphophorus hellerii strain 12219 chromosome 5, Xiphophorus_hellerii-4.1, whole genome shotgun sequence genome window below encodes:
- the apela gene encoding apelin receptor early endogenous ligand, translating into MKVFNLLYLLVLITALVAPVFSVRPDFLNLRRKYHRHHCPHRRCMPLHSRVPFP; encoded by the exons ATGAAGGTCTTCAACTTGCTGTACTTGTTGGTGCTGATCACAGCGTTGGTGGCTCCCGTGTTTTCAGTCAGACCAG ACTTTCTGAACCTGAGGAGAAAATACCACAGACACCACTGTCCACACAGACGCTGCATGCCTCTTCACTCCAGAGTCCCGTTCCCCTGA
- the tmem192 gene encoding transmembrane protein 192 isoform X1 yields the protein MESARPAPHAQAGSSADMTQSTEEDSLVDGPLISADALQSAMRREFQSVPITCPAGFLSLMHVVYVVLSLCVGVLCVLKFGQEEECSRILGSVQGDSVIVFGKVFLWVLMLLLTVWTHHHHSRVRSRGYLSFYRRTQRLKQLPLLIHSTGNVLLLLLLALRLPQTIHVSVMLSILGVEVLVAVPCLLYYTVKVMQFNRQRAAPDVSQEEHSHTYSVTSLPTETGFRGLSGLEEVVEKQADLIEYLKQHNTLLSKRLLNLTAQH from the exons ATGGAGTCAGCGAGACCTGCTCCTCATGCA CAGGCAGGCTCGTCAGCAGACATGACGCAGAGCACAGAGGAGGACTCTCTGGTGGACGGACCGCTGATCTCCGCTGATGCCCTCCAGTCTGCCATGAGGAGAGAGTTTCAGTCTGTGCCAATAACCTGTCCTGCTGGCTTCCTGTCTCTAATGCAC GTTGTGTACGTGGTGCTGTCATTGTGTGTGGGCGTGTTGTGCGTGCTGAAGTTCGGCCAGGAGGAGGAGTGCTCGCGTATTTTGGGCAGCGTGCAGGGCGACAGCGTCATCGTGTTCGGGAAGGTGTTCCTGTGggtgctgatgctgctgctcaCTGTCTGGACGCACCACCACCACAGCCGCGTCCGCAGCCGGGGATACCTGAGCTTCTACAGACGGACACAGAGGCTCAAGCAGCTGCCGCTCCTCATACATTCAACAG GtaatgttctgctgctgctgctcctggcTCTGAGGTTACCGCAGACGATCCACGTCTCTGTGATGCTCAGCATTCTGGGTGTTGAAGTTCTGGTGGCCGTGCCATGCCTCCTTTACTACACAG TCAAGGTAATGCAGTTCAACAGACAGCGAGCTGCACCAGACGTGAGCCAAGAGGAGCATTCACACACCTACAGCGTCACAAGCCTGCCGACCGAGACCGGCTTCAG AGGCTTGTCCGGTctggaggaggtggtggagaaGCAGGCCGACCTCATAGAGTACCTGAAACAGCACAACACGTTACTGAGCAAGAGGCTGCTCAACCTCACCGCTCAGCACTGA
- the tmem192 gene encoding transmembrane protein 192 isoform X2, which produces MESARPAPHAAGSSADMTQSTEEDSLVDGPLISADALQSAMRREFQSVPITCPAGFLSLMHVVYVVLSLCVGVLCVLKFGQEEECSRILGSVQGDSVIVFGKVFLWVLMLLLTVWTHHHHSRVRSRGYLSFYRRTQRLKQLPLLIHSTGNVLLLLLLALRLPQTIHVSVMLSILGVEVLVAVPCLLYYTVKVMQFNRQRAAPDVSQEEHSHTYSVTSLPTETGFRGLSGLEEVVEKQADLIEYLKQHNTLLSKRLLNLTAQH; this is translated from the exons ATGGAGTCAGCGAGACCTGCTCCTCATGCA GCAGGCTCGTCAGCAGACATGACGCAGAGCACAGAGGAGGACTCTCTGGTGGACGGACCGCTGATCTCCGCTGATGCCCTCCAGTCTGCCATGAGGAGAGAGTTTCAGTCTGTGCCAATAACCTGTCCTGCTGGCTTCCTGTCTCTAATGCAC GTTGTGTACGTGGTGCTGTCATTGTGTGTGGGCGTGTTGTGCGTGCTGAAGTTCGGCCAGGAGGAGGAGTGCTCGCGTATTTTGGGCAGCGTGCAGGGCGACAGCGTCATCGTGTTCGGGAAGGTGTTCCTGTGggtgctgatgctgctgctcaCTGTCTGGACGCACCACCACCACAGCCGCGTCCGCAGCCGGGGATACCTGAGCTTCTACAGACGGACACAGAGGCTCAAGCAGCTGCCGCTCCTCATACATTCAACAG GtaatgttctgctgctgctgctcctggcTCTGAGGTTACCGCAGACGATCCACGTCTCTGTGATGCTCAGCATTCTGGGTGTTGAAGTTCTGGTGGCCGTGCCATGCCTCCTTTACTACACAG TCAAGGTAATGCAGTTCAACAGACAGCGAGCTGCACCAGACGTGAGCCAAGAGGAGCATTCACACACCTACAGCGTCACAAGCCTGCCGACCGAGACCGGCTTCAG AGGCTTGTCCGGTctggaggaggtggtggagaaGCAGGCCGACCTCATAGAGTACCTGAAACAGCACAACACGTTACTGAGCAAGAGGCTGCTCAACCTCACCGCTCAGCACTGA